Proteins encoded by one window of Arachis hypogaea cultivar Tifrunner chromosome 1, arahy.Tifrunner.gnm2.J5K5, whole genome shotgun sequence:
- the LOC140183935 gene encoding callose synthase 7-like isoform X1: MHLFNHCCMRHISFSDISTNSFISLNDSYMYSAVVECYESLKDIIYNLLQHEEDKMIVSHICVKVEWSIQEHTFVKEFKMSGLPSLSEKLEKFLTLLQAEDDKLETLKPQIVNVLQDIVEIILQESWKIFVSTPKKEDRDLST; encoded by the exons atgcATTTATTTAATCATTGTTGTATGCGACATATCTCTTTTTCAGACATATCAACAAATTCTTTTATTAGCTTGAATGATAGCTACATGTATTCAGCAGTCGTCGAATGCTATGAATCTCTCAAGGATATCATTTATAACCTCCTGCAACATGAGGAAGATAAGAT GATTGTAAGCCATATTTGTGTTAAAGTTGAATGGAGCATACAAGAACACACATTTGTCAAGGAATTCAAGATGAGTGGTTTGCCTTCACTTAGTGAGAAATTGGAGAAATTCCTAACTCTATTG CAAGCTGAAGACGACAAACTCGAGACACTGAAGCCCCAAATAGTCAATGTTCTGCAGGATATTGTAGAAATTATCTTACAAG AGTCATGGAAAATCTTCGTCTCAACACCAAAAAAAGAGGACAGAGATTTGTCAACATAG
- the LOC140183935 gene encoding putative callose synthase 6 isoform X2 produces MENLRLNTKKRGQRFVNIDTDFTVNKSVKEKVIRLHLLLTVKESAINVPQNLDARRHITFFANSLFMNMPKAPKVRNVLSFRKKLICIYTTT; encoded by the exons ATGGAAAATCTTCGTCTCAACACCAAAAAAAGAGGACAGAGATTTGTCAACATAGATACTGATTTTACTGTCAACAAATCAGTGAAGGAGAAG GTTATTAGGCTTCATTTGCTTTTAACAGTAAAGGAATCAGCCATCAATGTGCCTCAAAATCTGGATGCTCGCCGCCATATCACATTCTTTGCAAATTCCTTATTCATGAATATGCCGAAGGCTCCCAAAGTTCGAAATGTGTTGTCCTTCAG aaaaaaattaatttgcatATACACAACTACTTGA